AAGTTTGTAAGCATCGTCTTTTACAAAGTTTGAATGCATGTTCTTAAGTTTGCACATGTTTCACGTCTTAAATGTCCATACCGGCCACGGAACATTCCTTGTCAGTATTTAATTTTTGTCAGATTCAGTGGAACCTGGCAAGGAATGCCATTTTTCCAGAAGAGGAGTTTCCACTTATTAGAATTCTTTGCGAGCAATTTGACCGCTAGCTCACCAAACAGTTGTAAAATTTACCGGCTATTCAGAAAGGCCAAAGGTAAGAAAGATTTCCCTCCCGTTCGCCCTCAGTTTTATTCCTTACATCTCTGAAAACACACTATTCACTCATTCCTTGcatacttttaaaaatattatttttctttttctacctCTTTTTACTTACTTGAAAGACGTTTTTGTAAACTCTTTTAATTCGTGATATGCTAATATTTGGTCTCTTTCAGATGTTGTGGATGTGGCTTTTTTCAAGGGCATGTTTCACGACTGGTCAAGCGAAGGCAGTTTCTTTTTTCGGCTTTGTTCTAAAACAAAGccggaaaatgaagaaaaaaccgCAAAATGACCGTTCAAAGTACATTTGTGTGGAATGAGCATAAAGCAACGGCATTGGTCAAGCACGCTCCCAGAGAGCACGCTTCACTTCCCGTGAATATTATTCTTGAAGAGGTGGCCACGAAAACACCGACCGAACGTTTTCTTATTCAGAAATGTATTTTTGATTACTCTGCATCTTTAATTTTGGCAACAAAGATACATTTCTAACTCTTAATTTGTCTCAGCCTATTTGTTTCTATTATTACTACGAGTTTTGTTGCATATTTCTTGTATCTATAGTCACTGAAAATGTTCAAACGCACTTGACTTGGTTCCTTTCAAATATTATCCGTCTGCATCATTGGTGTTGTAATCAGCTGATTTTGGTAGGGTTTCCTAACAGATTAGGGCGTTATACCACTAAAATGTCGCGAAATAAAGAGGATTGTTTAACAAAGTGGGTTTAAAACGATACCCATAACTTGGTCAACACTCAACCACACTATTTTCCTACTCAAACCATAGTTAGTATTGATTTCTTTCACAAAATGCGGATATTATATCTGTATTCAACGAAGGATGAATTGTCCTTGGCACTACCCTTCATGCGTTGGCTTGTAGAAGTGTAATATACCAAAGTCAAACAGACTGTCTACCATTTCCGCGCATTTTGTTTCAAAGGGAAAACATGGGCCAGGGTTTCTCAGAGATTTACATCCTCAAATATTGGATTGCAGGAATTTGACGAGATGACTGTCAATTTCAAAAATGAAGGAGACTAAAGTCttagaaaaaaagtaaaactaGATCGGGTgaataatgaaaaaaagaaacgccATTACTCGTTTTGGTGCCCTCTACGCGAGTCACAAGTGGGAAGAAAGGTAACTGACATATTGGGTTATATATAGATATTAACATACTGTCGTTCACTACAGCTACATGCGAGTAAAAGCAAGATAACGTCCTTGTCTCTTAGAAAAGCGTGGTTTGCGTAGACTACATTGCTTGTCGTTATGTTCATGTGACTGGTAGGATTATGTCCAACCACCGATCTCTGACAGTCGTAatgaccgaaaaaaaaaaaagccggtATCAGAGGCGGTTTAATTAAACTTCCAATTTCAAACAATCGATGTTTTATAAAGTTGTAATTTTCTGTCTGAATTCGCctcaaaacaaataataaaaaagaaagaaaatacgaCCTTGAGAAAGCTTTGCAGAATTCTAATAATTCGTGACCGCTCTTTAAATTAACTAAACACGTTTAATTGTGTCGACGACACAAGTTGAACAACCTCCAAATGGGCACAAGTAGATGCTTTGCAAGGATCTCTTTGTTCGTACGTACCCTAAGTTATAAAACCTTCAACGTTAACGTTGATCAAATGATCAAATATATATGATCCTTTTGCTACGGAATCCCTCCCGTAGCTTATACAAGGTGATGCAACAGATAACAGTCCCACTCCTACTAGCACTTTCATGTTATCATGTCTTAAACAGCGCCTACAACTCTTCGCTCAAAACAAATTTGCAGCCGGAgggaattttaaaataaagcaaaactTCAAAATAGTTGGATTGTTACAAACAACATGTCAGTGCAGTGACAGGTTCACATATTGCTCTTCATATTAAAATCAGGCACCAGTGGATACAActagtttttcaatttctctttttGAATTGACTAAACTCCAAACGTACACAACACTAGTCAATTCCCCGGTATGACATTTCATGtctaacaaaaacaacactTGATACTTGCAAGACTCACTGTAAGATTGATGCGTTAAGATTGATGcgttaaaatcaaaacaaaaaaagaaagtgatatGGTGATATATACTATGAATTGCATGATACtatgctatatatatatactttatgCATGAAGAAGgttggaaatccaacgatgcaGTAACTAGGCAGTAGCAGTGAACTACTACTGACTGATCCTTTCGAATGAAAAACTtatgtgccgtgagtgggaatcgagcCCGCGTCCCTCTGGTTACtattagccaagcctaaaagcggagcttcacagttttttttctttactggAAATTAAGGAGTTAAACTAATGTCAATGTCAAGACTCGAGGTAAATGCAAACTGCATTTTAGAAACATCTTTTGGACTACATGATTAGTAGCATAAATGATTAACAAACGTTTGCCTTATCACACTTTTATTACATTTAAAAGTAAATGGTACAAATTAGTGGATGTAGGTTAGCGTTAACAGTCctacttttaaggacggtgcctattaattcaaaggtatttttgcgcggtttactgagtattcgggaaaagcagatcttagcaaatgttattgaaatccaaaacgaaaattgggggttaccacGCATTCGAAGAtgattaatcaacaatatttgtggaaagctttaaaatacaaagcaatgtatgacacTTTTTtcgaaattgaagcttaattatctctgaaaaatgcgcgATTACCCACAATcttatttttggataccaagagcacttgctaagttttactgttttcgcatagttttgaaccgcgaaaaaatatccctgtgttaataagcaccacgtataggaaatccgagtatctcgaaatgcgcagaacgtatgcgcaataacaatagtaggcaccgtccttaaatctcAACAGCAGAACCGATTATGTGATTTGGTTGATTCACAAATTcagtttaaattcaaattctTTCATGCATCGGTGACATTAAAAACTATCAAACCAAACTCAATATTTTAAAGTAAGCCAGAACAAGGCAAAACAGTAAAACCCCAAAGGGATTCGTACTGTTTACTGTACATGGCCCTTGAAAGGAGAAACGTACTTTTTTCActtaattttgaacattttatggTGTCATTTCTTGTGATTAATAAGAGTAAAGACGACAAAAGCTGACGTCAATATCCTTTTTTGAATAATAACGAAAAAACGTGTAAAAAAAATCGACTTTATTTTTCATTGAGAAAAGTGATCTTGACAGAGCGAAGCATAACTGAAACATTAACTTTAAAGTCGGAGTtgggacaatgtgcgagccagcgagccaagcgagtcatgcgagccatggctgcgagttatgcgagccaacatggcgagcaACGAAGCTATTGAAATCTAACTCTCTaatctcgctctatttctctcagctgtACGGTGTTCTTTATTACacgtttctcttcttctccttaaTTGGTTTCTCTGCAGGCTTTCTTTGCTtacatttctcaaatttcgCCACTTCTTCTCtcgcgcttctttctgtttttcagCCTGTTGCTTTTTAATTTCGCTAATATCATTTCCCGCCAggaaaacgcgggttgccaaatgcaacgcttcCACGCTATTTCCCGCCAAGAAAAATTGCCAGAACACTCTCGTCCCCAGAGGcagtcctgcctccccaccacCACTCCGACAATGGATGACTTTAGGTTGTAGGACGATAACGACGACGAGTACGAGATTTCCTCAAAGAACAagagtgagcgcgcgcaaaccagcgtcattttggcgggaaaaaacatgacaccgtcgtcattttagtacaaggttttggcagcagttttggcatttttcgatcagcaaaaaggctcaggtaccagcaacaagaataactgagcatcctatactgctaacaaagagtaagattaatcgtgcgggttataaattttcaaagTACTTTCGCTAAAAGtaggcagtcaaatctcgtacttgTTCTTGtcctcgtactagaatctatagggcgtacgctgacgtcataaccaaactTTCTTGCATGGATAGAAGCCTGAGCTTGGCTTTCAGACGCTCCGTAAGCATAAACTaagttgcctgtggtacatgttacacaaaaacagagccGGGGTACTGAGTTGGGTTGTATTGAAGCCgctgaaactggattttcccaggagtaatgccgaaaaaaaaagtcgaaaaacaaaaggtaaaaaaaaaaaaaagaaaaacagaaaagaaagccTAAAAATCCAATAGGTACTTCCAAAAAAGTAtatattttgacttcagggtgaactatttacacattGGGCTTGAGCAGCCGATCAAAGCAGAGTTTGTAATGTAATAGATAACATATGAACGTTTGGCCTTCATGGACATTTAAAACGGCGAGCTGCAGGCGAGCCGTTTTGAAGCCCATAAAGGccggacgcgaatattttatctcACATGTGTaatgaaacaatagattgtGCTTGTTATGTTAATTACGTTGGCGTGGAGTCCCGTGGAGTTGTCCCATAGGAGTTTGGAAATATTTAGTACTGAATTTAGCAATTCATTTTCATAGAGCTTTTGTTGTAGAAACATAGACCTTTGAATAAATTGCGCCCAAATTTGAGTAACAATACTgtatacatccttagcctcgtgtttatgtttcaagacaaaggatttttttcatgaatgtgaggctaagtatcaagtattgttattcaaatttgggcgccatttatgcaaagggtctatgacTGGTCAGTTTCGCTCTCTAAAGAGTAAAGAAGAAGAGACCGGTCTAGTGTAGCCACCAAGAGTGCTGTTACTCTCTTCCCTATGACCCATCCCGAAGACTTCAACTAGGAGGAACATAGAAACTCAATGACTTTTATTTTAGCAAGGTATCAATATAAGTTGGAAAGTATGCATAATGGCCGGCATAAcaagaatttgtttttttgcaattgGACAGATTAAACAGATAGCTATCTACGCATATCACTGTTATGCAAATTATAATGAAGCTTCCCTCGCCATTTTACCTGCCAACCAACAGATGCCTGTCGCATCCAATTAATCAAtgaatgttttctttgttaCAAAGCTATACAAGCAGAAATGTACAtaaattggtatgcaaaaaatATCTACCTatatacctttatttatttattttttttttgtttatacaCTGCAAGTTAAAGCGAAAAAATGTAAGGGCTATTCAATTAACATGATGGTAAGACTGGTAAATTAAACGTAAGGGCGCTGGTGTATTACTTGTGTCTACCATTTGTCTCATACTCAGAAAGCAAAGCATCTAGCAAATCATCCTCAATAGAGTCCCTTGCCTGTGAGGAGAGCTTTCCTTTTCGAGCTATCTCTGCTAAGCGCGAAAAATGAGAGGCGATACGTTGTTTTCTAAGGATCTCACCCAGAGAAGATGGCTTATTTTTGAGAGGAGAGTCGCTATTATTGTCATAATATGCCTTTGGGCCATTTTCGCTACTCTCGCCTTTAACTTTGTCATAATCAGTAGAATCCGGAaaatcatcgtcatcatcatcatcatcgtcgtcgtcgtcgtcatcatcaccacTTTCATCATTGTTATAATCAGGcgcatcatcgtcgtcgtcatcatcatcatcatcatcatcatcatcatctccatCGCCACTGTCATCATTTTTATAGTCAGGtgcatcatcatcgtcatcgtcgtcgtcatcatcatcatcatcatcatcaccatcaccacTGTCATCATTCCTGTAGTCAggtgcatcatcatcatcgtcatcatcgtcgtcgtcgtcgtcatcatcatcaccatcaccacTGTCATCATTCCTGTAGTCAGGtgcatcatcatcgtcatcatcgtcatcatcgtcgtcgtcgtcatcatcaccatcaccacTGTCATCATTCCTGTAGTCAGGtgcatcatcatcgtcatcatcgtcatcatcgtcgtcgtcgtcgtcatcaccATCACCACTGTCATCATTCCTGTAGTCAGGtgcatcatcatcgtcatcatcgtcatcatcgtcgtcgtcgtcgtcgtcgtcgtcatcaccATCACCACTGTCATCATTCCTGTAGTCAGGcgcatcatcatcgtcatcatcgtcatcatcgtcgtcgtcgtcgtcatcaccATCACCACTGTCATCATTCCTGTAGTCAGGtgcatcatcatcgtcatcatcgtcgtcgtcgtcgtcgtcgtcatcaccATCACCACTGTCATCATTCCTATAGTCAGGagcatcatcatcgtcgtcatcgtcgtcgtcgtcgtcgccaTCACCGCTGTCATCGTCATTTGTGGCATCCTCTACATTCGTGGCTTCCCCATTTTTGATCAGCTTGTCCAACTTTTCCTTTTCTGAAACAATGAGACAacataaccttttttttttcactgtagtTATTTACCTTTTCAAACATTCCGGCTGGTATTCAGATCTTTTTGAGTGATGTTTGCGGTTGGTGTCGATGCTACATTTTTGGAAAAATGTGAATAATGCAGTGAGAGGATTTGAATACACTGTAACGGAAGTTCATCGAGGCCTTACAGCTTGGGGTGCTGGAgcatgaaatgaaaggaaatgaaaacttgACGAAATTAATTgccttagtttttttttatttgtcaaaACACACCCTTTCCAAAATGACCAGCGAAATCGTAGTTTTTCGACGATCATCGTGCTATTTTCGTGGTTACTTCCAAATAGGTCAAAGGACTTTTCTACATCATAAGTTCAATGTTTTTCCATGACTGGAAATACTGccacaaaaaataaatttacagatGACGAGAAAAACAATGAAGACAATTGGCAAAATAACGTTTCTTAGTGCATGGTTGTTTTGAAAGTATTGCCACAGTGATTTATGCAATGAAAAGCGGGAACCGTCTCGTTTCGTGAAGAGTCCCTGTACGCAAACGAAAAGACAATTCTCCCATGAACTCTGGAAATCAATAAGAAACAGTATTAGGGGCCAATTACACGAGCCGGGCTGGCCCTGTTAGGCAGGCTGGCTTGTTTAAGAGTGCGATAACATGGGAAAATCTCAGCCTGGTTAGCCGAGATCCCAGCTCCCGCCATGCAATCGCGTTCACCGGGACAACCCGGTTATCCGGGCCAGCGATTTCTAGCCACATTACTGCACTTTGGAGCAAAATGGCCCACGGAATAGTgtttttgattattattattttttttaatgttcaaatAAAAGATGAATATGATAGCAAACTTTAAGGTTCTTTCAATTGCAGAGTGGTGAATTTTGATAACAATTTAGCGAGACAAGCGCTTTTACTTCTCCttgtttttgttatcttttctATCATCTTTTTTAAACCCAAGCTGGGCTGGCTTACTTCATGTAATAGCGGACAGAAACTCATTTCGGCAAACGCAACCAGCCCTGCTGACCAGTCTGGCCtggttcatgtacatgtaatcggccccttaGGTACCTTTTCCAATTCTGGCCCGTAGTTTGTTCATATTTTCATGTAGACGAAAGTTTCTTGGTACGGTGAAGCAAAGAGTCcgtacccatttttcagtttcctTTTGTGAAATTGTCTACTTTGCTTTATgttgagtttttttgtttttctttccttatttttgttgttgctgttgttatttatttatttttttttttagttctttaAATTAGGTGGCATCgacaagtaaaaataaaaatgacgaGTTAGCTTTGATGGTCTTTTTAAGTATGATAACAGCAAATACACTAAGGTTGAACTCAACCAACGCATAAAAACTCTGTCTTCTCCATGCTTAAATAATGCGCGCAAATTTCAGGAAATTATCTAAAGTGGCGGCCAAATATCGATTTTCTTCAAACTCAATTTTATAAAGAGACAATAACTTCGAGCCTCTGAAAAAAAGTTGATGACTTCAGCCTTCATTCTTGGAGTTGGCTCAAGGAGTTTGACCATTAAATCATTGGCTTAACGTGACGATAATTTCAACAGACTAATCCGGTTTGAAACGACAAACATTTTATCGAAGATAAATAGTGCCAACCTCTCAGTCACATTCCTAACGGTATTGCAGGAAGATTGTCACGAAAACCTAGTTTATAGCTTAAAGTCCAAGAGGATACTTTGGATCAGTGGTATAGGGGCTAACATCCGAATATATCAGCGTTGATAAGAGCCCTTTTTACCCTCCTATCCCTGAAGGCTAAACTACTTTCTCGTATTTTAGTGCTTATCTTGCTCAAAGACACTTCAAATTAAAGTCTTAACAAGTCCATTCGTTTTCGTTCGTGACTACTTTGCAAAATACGCTATTTTCGAGATGATGTTGGATCTTGGATGTTGATGTTTTGAAGGAAGATATTAAGTCTCGAAGTTAAAGTTTGATTTAAATACTTCACAGTTTCGTACCAACTCGATACATCATATCTAGCCAACGCAGCTCCCCTTCAAGGTCATTAGTGACTGAGCGTTtttctggaaaaagaaaagaaaagaaaacgttaaTTTTCTAAGCTGTTGTTTGATATGATATATGGCTGTATTTGTAGTCAAGCCGTTATCATGATATAAAGATATGGAATATTCTCCCAGAAACTATatcagcattattattattattattattattattattattattattattattattattatttttattatcatcatcatcatcatcatcattattattactagtatTATTGCTTACAACTTCAAAGCGTCTTTAAATGAAATAATTAATCCAGGGTTACGAGAGGCCGAAGTCATGGGCTAATTGGAAGCAGACGGATATTCAATCGTGGAAGTTGTATGCGAGTTTTGTTAATTCTTTTTGCAAAACGCGAACATCACGCGCTAAAGAAAAGGGCGCAACTTCAAAAGATCCACCCAAGATACGAGCGCACTATAATTGGTCTATTCAGTGGGCCATATTTTGATGTTAGCAATACAGATCAATGTGCTCTACCGCTAGAACTAAGTGCGTGTTCCTTAACTTATAAAATTGGTTTACTCGATATCAACAGAAGGTTTTAACTCCCATTCCCGGACCCATTTGCTCAAAGGCTGTATAACTTTATTCTGCAGAGGATAAGTCGTATCTAGAGTGCAAAATATACTTTGCGTCTAACCGTGATAAAGATTTTCGAACACGCCTTCTGCTTAGAGTATGCATATTCAGAGGTACGCGATCAAATACTTAAATCTTTGCACAGATTGAAACTTTGGATAATGACTTATCCACGGGACAAAATGTTACGGCATATTCCTCGATCTCAACAGTTGGGCTTTCACTTAGCTTGATAGCCGTGAACTTTAGGAGAAAATCGTAATATATTTAAAGCCCTTCGGGCAACATGTTCAGCTTTCAATGTCAGgtaaaataatatgaaattTGAAACGTATTGAAAGATATTAACGTATTGAAACGTATTTGAAAGGTAGAGTCAAGGAAAAGCAATTTGATCCAGAATTACCCTTGAAAAGAGTTTTGACTTTCCGAGGAGCCATATTGGAAAACGGATGTAAAGTAGATTGTGTTTGAAGTTCGTGTAGCAATTAACACCGACTATGTTTTGCGATCATTGAAAAGTGGAAGAAAACGAacttagaaaaaagaaaagcctTGAAGACACACAATTTAATATTGCACGACATAGAACCAAAGAACGATTAAAATTTGCATTAAGAACCTCTTTTCTCAGTTCAAGGATAATGGGGTTGTAATAACGTTCCAGAacttatatattattattattgtgttaTTACCAGAAACATCTCACAAACATAATCATCTATATTGATAAGCAAAATCGTTCGAGTATAATCACCCTTTCTTTCTGTTTATTTCGTTTTCGTATGCTCTACATTTTTTTGAAACCGCGGCCTTTTTCATTTGTCAGTCTATTATTCAACAACGACGAGAATCGCTTATTTCAACGACTTACCACCTGTCAGAGTTATTCAGAGGACATTTTTTTAAGCTCTTACTCTGTCTATACACATAAAGTCTGCCACAGCCAAATATCTGATCAACTTAACGTTATTAAAATAAAAGCAATCAGgtaacttttcttttgttttgtttgtttatcgatctttgaacaaaaaagggaaattgCTTTTGGCCAAATCTAAACAGGAGAGCTCTCGTTATAATTTTTTATCAACATAAATAGCGAAAAGTCACCAATTATACCGGAAAAATACTTGAGTGAATAAGAACTTGATAAATATATCAACTTACCATCATTTGACGACAAAGGCTTGCTGCACACAAACCCAAGAAGAGTCAAAGA
Above is a window of Montipora capricornis isolate CH-2021 chromosome 6, ASM3666992v2, whole genome shotgun sequence DNA encoding:
- the LOC138052130 gene encoding germ cell nuclear acidic protein-like; amino-acid sequence: MKMISKVFIIFCSLTLLGFVCSKPLSSNDEKRSVTNDLEGELRWLDMMYRVEKEKLDKLIKNGEATNVEDATNDDDSGDGDDDDDDDDDDDAPDYRNDDSGDGDDDDDDDDDDDDDDAPDYRNDDSGDGDDDDDDDDDDDDDDDAPDYRNDDSGDGDDDDDDDDDDDDDDDDDDAPDYRNDDSGDGDDDDDDDDDDDDDDDAPDYRNDDSGDGDDDDDDDDDDDDDDDAPDYRNDDSGDGDDDDDDDDDDDDDDDAPDYRNDDSGDGDDDDDDDDDDDDDDDAPDYKNDDSGDGDDDDDDDDDDDDDDDAPDYNNDESGDDDDDDDDDDDDDDDFPDSTDYDKVKGESSENGPKAYYDNNSDSPLKNKPSSLGEILRKQRIASHFSRLAEIARKGKLSSQARDSIEDDLLDALLSEYETNGRHK